From the genome of Amycolatopsis sp. NBC_01488, one region includes:
- a CDS encoding serine hydrolase domain-containing protein encodes MKVPFTAFDGFSGVVLVSRGDETLLAEASGYAHRAHGVANTVDTRFAIASGTKGFTALVVVGLVAEGRLELRTTAREVLGDDLPLIDDRVTVEHLLTHTSGIGDYCDDENPPETPPGLVTSADYLAALDGFPQQFPPGERFHYNNGAFAVLALIAERVAGIPFPDLVRTRVTEPAGMTDTAFLRSDALPGRTATGYLEDGRTNVFSLPVAGFGDGGIYSSAPDFRKFWPALFDGRIVPGEWVGRMLRADHYGLGFWLPGPGLVRLEGGDQGVAFRSTHERSSGVTATLISNDHRGGGRLLRQLDEFLTKA; translated from the coding sequence ATGAAGGTGCCCTTCACGGCATTCGACGGCTTCTCCGGTGTCGTGCTGGTCAGCCGCGGTGACGAGACGTTGCTCGCCGAGGCTTCCGGGTACGCCCACCGCGCCCACGGCGTGGCGAACACCGTCGACACGCGGTTCGCGATCGCCAGCGGCACCAAGGGGTTCACGGCGCTGGTCGTCGTCGGCCTGGTCGCCGAGGGACGGCTCGAGCTGCGGACCACGGCGAGGGAAGTCCTCGGCGACGACCTGCCGCTGATCGACGACCGCGTGACCGTGGAGCACCTGCTGACCCACACGTCCGGCATCGGCGACTACTGCGACGACGAAAACCCGCCCGAGACCCCGCCCGGTCTCGTCACGTCGGCCGACTACCTCGCCGCGCTCGACGGGTTCCCGCAGCAGTTCCCGCCCGGCGAGCGGTTCCACTACAACAACGGCGCGTTCGCCGTCCTGGCCCTGATCGCCGAACGGGTCGCGGGCATACCTTTCCCGGACCTGGTCCGGACGCGCGTCACCGAGCCCGCCGGGATGACCGACACCGCGTTCCTCCGGTCGGACGCGCTGCCCGGCCGGACGGCCACCGGCTACCTGGAAGACGGCCGCACCAACGTGTTCAGCCTGCCGGTCGCAGGCTTCGGCGACGGCGGGATCTACAGCTCCGCGCCGGACTTCCGGAAGTTCTGGCCCGCTCTGTTCGACGGCCGGATCGTGCCGGGCGAGTGGGTCGGCCGGATGCTGCGCGCGGACCACTACGGGCTCGGTTTCTGGCTGCCCGGCCCCGGTCTGGTGCGGTTGGAAGGTGGCGACCAGGGCGTCGCGTTCCGGAGCACGCACGAGCGGTCATCGGGGGTCACCGCGACGCTGATCTCGAACGACCACCGAGGTGGCGGGCGCCTCCTGCGGCAGCTGGACGAGTTCTTGACGAAGGCTTGA
- a CDS encoding glycerophosphodiester phosphodiesterase → MKRNRVGVLALAGLALLSVTGLAVGSASASAASSESGGSAGAAAHGRGHDDPVIIGHRGAPGYRPEHTLASYELAYRMGVSYVDVDLVPTKDGRLVARHEPEIGGTTDVAQHPEFANRKKTLVIDGVSTTGWFTQDFTLAELKTLRAVERIPANRPHNTLYNGRYQIATFQEVLDLTQRLGKELHRTLGTYPEVKHSTFFQSIGNPTEPKLVSILKRNGLDRPDAPAIIQSFEVSNLIDLHKQLRTPLLQLTSASGAPADFVAKGDKRTYADLVTAQGLREVAKYAKYLGPDKAQIIPRDKNDNLGTPTAIVADAHKAGLKVQPYTFRNENPFLPANLRSSAEPDAYGDVFTEEAAFFRAGVDGFFADQADTALESLHAFLGR, encoded by the coding sequence ATGAAGCGCAACCGTGTCGGGGTACTGGCACTCGCCGGGCTGGCGTTGCTGAGCGTCACCGGGCTCGCCGTCGGTTCGGCGAGCGCGTCCGCAGCGTCCTCCGAAAGCGGGGGGTCCGCCGGTGCGGCCGCGCACGGACGGGGCCACGATGACCCCGTGATCATCGGACACCGCGGCGCGCCCGGGTACCGGCCGGAGCACACCCTCGCCTCGTACGAGCTCGCCTACCGGATGGGCGTGAGCTACGTCGACGTCGACCTCGTGCCGACCAAGGACGGCCGGCTCGTCGCCCGGCACGAGCCGGAGATCGGCGGGACCACCGACGTCGCGCAGCACCCCGAGTTCGCGAACCGCAAGAAGACGCTGGTCATCGACGGCGTCTCGACCACCGGCTGGTTCACCCAGGACTTCACGCTCGCCGAGCTGAAGACGCTGCGCGCGGTCGAGCGGATCCCGGCGAACCGACCGCACAACACGCTCTACAACGGCCGCTACCAGATCGCCACCTTCCAGGAGGTGCTCGACCTGACCCAGCGGCTCGGCAAGGAGCTGCACCGGACGCTCGGCACCTACCCGGAGGTCAAGCACTCGACGTTCTTCCAGTCGATCGGCAACCCGACCGAGCCGAAGCTGGTCTCGATCCTCAAGCGCAACGGCCTCGACCGGCCGGACGCGCCGGCGATCATCCAGTCGTTCGAGGTGTCGAACCTGATCGACCTGCACAAGCAGCTCCGCACGCCGCTGCTGCAGCTGACGTCGGCTTCGGGCGCTCCGGCGGACTTCGTCGCGAAGGGCGACAAGCGGACGTACGCCGACCTCGTCACGGCGCAGGGGCTGCGCGAAGTCGCGAAGTACGCGAAGTACCTCGGGCCGGACAAGGCGCAGATCATCCCGCGGGACAAGAACGACAACCTGGGTACGCCGACCGCGATCGTCGCGGACGCGCACAAGGCCGGCCTCAAGGTGCAGCCGTACACGTTCCGGAACGAGAACCCGTTCCTGCCGGCGAACCTGCGCTCGTCGGCCGAGCCGGACGCCTACGGTGACGTCTTCACCGAGGAGGCCGCGTTCTTCAGGGCCGGCGTCGACGGCTTCTTCGCCGACCAGGCGGACACCGCGCTCGAGTCGCTGCACGCGTTCCTGGGCCGGTAA
- the purD gene encoding phosphoribosylamine--glycine ligase, which produces MRVLVIGSGAREHALVLAASGDPAVTAMACAPGNAGTAAMAEQLGVEAADPEAVAALAKGWQADLVVVGPEVPLVAGVADAVRKAGIACFGPSAAAARIEGSKAFAKDVMAAANVPTARSEVVDNPARLDAALARFGPTWVVKDDGLAAGKGVVVTTDYDVARKHAIMLLDGGHPVLLESFLDGPEASLFCFVDGHTVVPLLPAQDFKRVGDDDAGPNTGGMGAYAPLPWAPDNLVDELVETVVQPVADELVARGAPFSGLLYAGLALTSDGPQVIEFNCRFGDPETQVVLALLRTPIAGLMHATATGRLAEHPPLEWSGGAAVTVVIAADGYPGKPRTGDVITGAELEGVLHAGTRRRDDGAVVSSGGRVLSVVGTGKTLKSARRHAYETVEKVHLAGSHHRTDIALKAANGEVGAPTAKQRA; this is translated from the coding sequence GTGCGCGTACTGGTAATCGGGTCCGGCGCCCGTGAGCATGCACTCGTCCTCGCGGCGTCCGGCGACCCCGCGGTCACCGCCATGGCCTGCGCGCCCGGGAACGCCGGGACGGCCGCGATGGCCGAGCAGCTCGGCGTCGAGGCCGCCGACCCCGAAGCGGTCGCCGCGCTCGCCAAGGGCTGGCAGGCCGACCTGGTCGTGGTGGGGCCGGAGGTCCCGCTCGTCGCCGGGGTCGCCGACGCCGTCCGCAAGGCGGGCATCGCCTGCTTCGGCCCTTCGGCCGCGGCGGCTCGCATCGAAGGCTCGAAGGCGTTCGCGAAGGACGTCATGGCCGCGGCGAACGTGCCGACCGCGCGCAGCGAGGTGGTCGACAACCCGGCCCGCCTCGACGCCGCGCTCGCCCGCTTCGGCCCGACGTGGGTGGTCAAGGACGACGGCCTGGCCGCCGGCAAGGGCGTCGTCGTCACCACCGACTACGACGTCGCGCGCAAGCACGCGATCATGCTCCTCGACGGCGGCCACCCGGTCCTCCTGGAGTCCTTTTTGGACGGTCCGGAGGCGTCGCTGTTCTGCTTCGTCGACGGCCACACGGTCGTCCCGCTGCTGCCCGCGCAGGACTTCAAGCGCGTCGGCGACGACGACGCCGGCCCGAACACCGGCGGCATGGGTGCCTACGCGCCGCTGCCCTGGGCGCCGGACAACCTCGTCGACGAACTGGTCGAGACGGTCGTCCAGCCGGTCGCCGACGAGCTGGTCGCGCGGGGCGCGCCGTTCTCCGGCCTGCTCTACGCCGGGCTCGCGCTGACGTCCGACGGCCCGCAGGTCATCGAGTTCAACTGCCGCTTCGGTGACCCGGAGACGCAGGTCGTGCTGGCCCTGCTGCGGACCCCGATCGCGGGGCTGATGCACGCCACCGCCACCGGCAGGCTCGCCGAGCACCCGCCGCTGGAGTGGTCCGGCGGCGCCGCGGTCACCGTCGTGATCGCCGCCGACGGTTACCCCGGCAAGCCGCGCACCGGCGACGTCATCACCGGGGCCGAGCTGGAGGGCGTGCTGCACGCGGGCACCCGCCGCCGCGACGACGGCGCCGTGGTCTCCTCCGGCGGCCGCGTGCTCTCGGTCGTCGGCACCGGCAAGACGCTCAAGTCGGCGCGCAGGCACGCGTACGAGACCGTCGAGAAGGTCCACCTCGCCGGCTCGCACCACCGCACGGACATCGCGCTCAAGGCAGCGAACGGCGAAGTCGGCGCGCCGACGGCCAAGCAGCGCGCCTGA
- a CDS encoding DUF3558 domain-containing protein, with product MLATAALAGCSAGTDGTPYPVETAATAASQSAKAAQLPQRPAELTLQGVDLCEVFPQVQLDAMKITSAPREAPPEDGPTCVFDADGAEPVHAYHVRAVSADLDEWITGSRKKNSMTTEPKTIGGYPALTNYRAAGDPADCETLVGVARGQTLAVQTFAITRGKLTQPQLCEMSAHAADIALQSLKARN from the coding sequence GTGCTCGCGACGGCGGCGCTCGCCGGCTGCTCGGCGGGCACCGACGGCACCCCCTACCCGGTCGAGACGGCCGCGACCGCCGCGTCGCAGAGCGCCAAGGCGGCCCAGCTGCCGCAGCGTCCGGCCGAGCTGACTCTGCAGGGCGTCGACCTGTGCGAGGTCTTCCCCCAGGTGCAGCTCGACGCCATGAAGATCACCAGCGCACCCCGCGAAGCACCGCCGGAAGACGGGCCGACCTGCGTGTTCGACGCGGACGGCGCCGAGCCGGTGCACGCTTACCACGTGCGTGCGGTTTCGGCGGACCTCGACGAGTGGATCACCGGGTCCCGCAAGAAGAACAGCATGACCACCGAGCCGAAGACCATCGGCGGCTACCCGGCGCTGACGAACTACCGCGCGGCCGGCGACCCCGCCGACTGCGAGACGCTCGTCGGCGTCGCGCGGGGCCAGACGCTGGCCGTCCAGACCTTCGCCATCACCCGCGGCAAGCTCACGCAGCCGCAGCTGTGCGAGATGTCGGCGCACGCCGCCGACATCGCGCTGCAGTCCTTGAAAGCACGCAACTAG